A genome region from Pseudoalteromonas tetraodonis includes the following:
- a CDS encoding ribonuclease E inhibitor RraB → MQFPDDDNGQLLAEISAAGVDLSKMQQIDFYILFEQQVDAEKFATEIVNDALVQTADVEKCKDTGVWEVIAHVQMVPEHALLGQAEQYIESIANSFNGYGDGWGLDAEEA, encoded by the coding sequence ATGCAATTCCCTGATGATGACAATGGCCAGCTACTTGCTGAAATTTCCGCCGCTGGTGTAGATTTAAGTAAAATGCAACAAATTGATTTTTACATTTTATTTGAACAACAGGTTGATGCCGAAAAATTTGCAACTGAGATTGTAAACGATGCATTAGTGCAAACTGCTGATGTTGAAAAATGCAAAGATACCGGCGTTTGGGAAGTAATTGCCCATGTACAAATGGTGCCTGAACATGCACTGTTAGGCCAAGCAGAACAATACATTGAAAGCATAGCGAACAGCTTTAATGGCTATGGTGATGGTTGGGGATTAGACGCAGAAGAGGCATAA
- a CDS encoding DEAD/DEAH box helicase, with amino-acid sequence MTYTLRPYQQEAVERTVLHFRKTNDPAVIVLPTGAGKSLVIAELARIAKQKILVLAHVKELVEQNAQKYKSFGLEASIFSAGLKEKSLTHQVTFASVQSLSRNLDKLNEHYSLLIIDECHRVNGEKKSQYGKVINALKFHNPELKVLGLTATPYRLGLGWIYQHHYHGFVRGNKESPFKHCIFELPLRYMIKHNYLTPPKEVDAAISHYDFSSLTSNAFGQYSNEDMNALLKKSTRATQTILQQVIQYSENRYGVMIFAATVMHAQEIMTYLPEDHSALITGDTPNSERDKIIKQFKAKKLKYLVNISVLTTGFDAPHVDFIAILRPTESVSLYQQIVGRGLRLAEGKDDCLVIDYAGNGFDLFYPEVGDKKGDSDNEPVQVLCPGCGFANIFWGKTDADGKVIEHFGRRCKGLLEDDNGLSEQCDYRFRFKECEQCGAQNDIAARKCHDCNAVMADPDDKLRNALNLKDALVLRCSGLSVVKLKEQLLKITYFDEDGASCDEIFDLSNKGARYYFHQQFGKRVSLGQSPIEFTSAEQVIKAQFDLIPPDFVIARKSKKYGWKVADKLFDYKGSFRKANQLSR; translated from the coding sequence ATGACCTACACCCTTAGACCCTATCAGCAAGAGGCGGTTGAACGCACCGTTTTACACTTTAGAAAAACCAATGATCCTGCTGTCATTGTGCTGCCTACAGGTGCGGGTAAAAGTTTAGTGATAGCTGAGCTTGCGCGTATTGCTAAACAAAAAATATTGGTGTTGGCGCACGTAAAAGAATTAGTTGAGCAAAATGCTCAAAAGTATAAAAGCTTTGGTCTTGAGGCGAGTATATTTTCCGCAGGATTAAAAGAGAAGTCGTTAACCCATCAGGTCACTTTTGCGAGTGTGCAGTCGTTATCACGTAATTTAGACAAACTTAATGAGCACTACTCACTACTTATTATTGATGAGTGTCACAGAGTAAATGGCGAAAAGAAAAGCCAATACGGTAAGGTTATTAATGCACTTAAATTTCACAACCCTGAATTAAAAGTATTAGGCTTAACAGCAACGCCTTACCGCCTTGGGTTAGGCTGGATTTATCAGCATCATTACCATGGGTTTGTAAGAGGCAATAAAGAGAGTCCATTCAAACACTGTATTTTTGAATTACCTTTGCGCTATATGATCAAGCATAACTATTTAACGCCCCCTAAAGAGGTTGATGCTGCAATTAGCCATTATGATTTTTCATCTTTAACTAGCAATGCATTTGGGCAATATAGCAATGAGGATATGAATGCGCTGTTAAAAAAATCGACCCGTGCAACTCAAACAATTTTACAACAGGTTATACAATACAGTGAAAATCGTTACGGCGTGATGATTTTTGCAGCTACGGTTATGCATGCACAAGAGATAATGACTTATCTACCAGAGGATCACAGTGCGCTGATCACGGGGGATACGCCAAATAGCGAACGCGATAAAATAATTAAACAATTTAAAGCTAAAAAATTAAAGTATTTAGTGAATATATCGGTTCTTACTACCGGCTTTGATGCCCCCCATGTTGATTTTATTGCTATTTTACGGCCCACAGAGTCGGTAAGTTTATACCAGCAAATTGTCGGTAGAGGCTTGAGGTTGGCTGAGGGTAAAGATGATTGTTTAGTGATTGACTATGCGGGCAATGGCTTTGATTTATTCTACCCAGAAGTGGGAGATAAAAAAGGCGATAGCGATAATGAACCCGTGCAAGTGCTGTGTCCTGGGTGTGGCTTTGCCAATATATTTTGGGGCAAAACAGATGCTGATGGCAAAGTAATCGAGCACTTCGGCAGGCGTTGTAAAGGTTTGCTAGAAGATGATAACGGTTTAAGCGAGCAATGCGATTACCGCTTTCGTTTTAAAGAGTGTGAGCAGTGCGGCGCACAAAATGATATAGCTGCTCGAAAATGCCATGATTGTAATGCTGTGATGGCCGACCCAGATGATAAGCTGCGCAATGCGTTAAACCTTAAAGATGCATTAGTCCTACGTTGTAGCGGCTTGAGTGTGGTAAAACTTAAAGAGCAATTGTTAAAAATTACTTATTTTGATGAAGACGGAGCCAGTTGTGATGAAATTTTTGATTTATCAAACAAAGGTGCTCGGTATTACTTTCATCAGCAGTTTGGTAAGCGTGTAAGTCTGGGCCAATCCCCCATTGAATTTACCAGTGCAGAGCAAGTTATAAAAGCGCAGTTTGATTTAATACCACCGGATTTTGTGATTGCGCGAAAAAGTAAGAAATATGGCTGGAAAGTAGCAGATAAACTTTTTGATTATAAAGGCAGCTTCAGAAAAGCAAACCAGCTAAGTCGATAG
- a CDS encoding autotransporter assembly complex protein TamA, with protein sequence MFNQLLKFFCFFCLLVSLSSIASENIIEDYEIKGISGDLENNVALYLKQLVGEKPTRTLRRYAKTQVENSIKALGYYSPVVNIDFDKDERELVVNIERGPATRIESLNITVNGEAKQDPFVQKTIENLNLKQGDILNHGVYSSAHKKIESVLLEYGYFDAKWPVRKFEVSLQKHSATITFTIDSGVRYQFGDILIARNTPAEKYIRSLAPFKMGQSYKASYIADYNLDLSSTPYFKSVRVYADITARKNKQVPIKVDVLHKPENSYEIGGGFSTDLGPKVRFKWSKPWITDNGHYLESNLNVSQKQQDISMAYTVPVNDPNDDLWRFSVGYKLEDELTNETYSEILTGQLQRQWLTEHKWVRTAFLRREQETYRIGDDEEKTTEMLMPGISYARKQSKGGTTPYWGEQWSISAEFGLDSLLSSTNLVRVQLQHAWLRTYLDRHLIFLKANVGAMIVNDINNVPFSLRFYAGGDQSVRGFAYQSISPQNEQGERIGGKYLLASTVEYNYQFAKNWRAALFVDGGTATNDFSEQFEVGAGFGFRYLTPVGPIRVDHAWGLTKESKSTRLSITIGPEI encoded by the coding sequence TTGTTCAATCAGCTTTTAAAGTTTTTTTGTTTTTTTTGCTTGTTAGTAAGCCTGTCTTCTATTGCCTCTGAAAATATAATTGAAGATTATGAAATTAAAGGGATCAGTGGCGACTTAGAAAATAACGTTGCACTTTATTTAAAACAACTTGTTGGTGAAAAACCAACCCGTACACTTCGTCGGTATGCAAAAACGCAAGTTGAGAACAGTATCAAAGCCTTAGGTTATTATAGTCCAGTAGTAAATATTGATTTTGATAAAGACGAGCGCGAACTTGTTGTAAATATAGAGCGAGGCCCAGCCACACGTATTGAGTCACTTAATATAACGGTTAATGGTGAAGCAAAACAGGATCCGTTCGTTCAAAAAACGATTGAAAATCTTAATTTAAAACAAGGTGATATTTTAAATCATGGGGTTTATAGCAGCGCGCATAAAAAAATAGAGTCAGTATTGCTAGAGTATGGATATTTCGATGCAAAATGGCCTGTTAGAAAATTTGAAGTATCACTCCAAAAACACAGCGCAACCATTACTTTTACTATTGATAGCGGAGTTCGTTATCAATTTGGTGATATTTTAATTGCCAGAAATACTCCAGCCGAAAAATATATCCGCTCTTTGGCGCCATTTAAAATGGGTCAGTCGTACAAAGCATCCTATATTGCCGATTATAATCTTGATTTATCAAGTACCCCTTATTTTAAGAGCGTGCGTGTTTACGCCGATATTACAGCGAGAAAAAACAAGCAAGTTCCTATAAAAGTGGATGTGTTACATAAACCAGAAAATAGTTATGAAATTGGTGGTGGCTTTAGTACAGATTTAGGGCCGAAAGTACGTTTTAAATGGAGTAAACCATGGATCACCGATAACGGGCACTATCTTGAAAGCAATTTAAATGTTTCTCAAAAACAGCAAGATATTTCCATGGCTTACACCGTGCCGGTGAATGATCCGAACGATGATTTATGGCGCTTTTCTGTCGGTTATAAGTTGGAAGATGAATTAACCAATGAAACCTACAGTGAAATACTAACAGGTCAGTTACAGCGCCAGTGGTTAACTGAGCATAAATGGGTACGAACGGCTTTTTTAAGGCGCGAGCAAGAAACCTACCGCATAGGGGATGACGAAGAAAAAACAACTGAAATGTTAATGCCTGGGATCAGTTATGCGCGTAAACAATCAAAGGGTGGCACCACACCTTATTGGGGGGAGCAGTGGTCTATTTCAGCTGAGTTTGGACTCGATAGCTTACTCTCAAGTACCAATTTGGTTAGAGTTCAATTACAGCATGCTTGGTTACGTACTTACCTTGACCGCCATCTGATCTTTTTAAAAGCAAACGTGGGCGCAATGATTGTTAATGATATAAATAATGTGCCATTTTCTTTGCGATTTTATGCCGGTGGCGATCAAAGTGTCAGGGGTTTTGCTTATCAGTCGATTTCTCCGCAAAACGAGCAGGGTGAGCGTATTGGTGGTAAATATTTATTAGCGAGTACCGTTGAATACAACTACCAATTTGCTAAAAATTGGCGAGCTGCGCTGTTTGTTGATGGGGGGACCGCAACCAATGATTTTTCAGAACAATTTGAAGTAGGTGCAGGATTTGGTTTTCGTTATTTAACACCGGTTGGTCCGATAAGAGTTGATCACGCGTGGGGGCTCACAAAAGAAAGTAAAAGTACCCGTTTAAGTATTACCATAGGGCCTGAAATTTAA